The Nitrososphaerales archaeon DNA window TATCTCCTTCCTGAAAATTACGTTGATGGCTTCCTCGGGCCCCATCACAGCTATTTCCGCTGTGGGCCAAGCGTAATTGAAGTCGGCCTTGCTGAACTTCGAGCCCATTGCGCAGTATGCGCCTCCGTAGGCTTTCCGGGTGATGATCGTGATTTTGGGGACGGTGGCCTCACAGTATGCGAAGAGAAGCTTTGAACCATGCTTGATTATGCCCTTCTGCTCTTCCTCCGCGCCTGGCATGTAACCAGGAACGTCGACGAACGTCACTATCGGCACGCTGAAAGAGTCGCAAAGCCTGACGAACCTCGCTGCCTTCACGGAGCTGAGACTGTCCAAGACGCCGGCGAGCACGAGTGGTTGGTTTGCCACTATGCCCACGGTATCGCCGTCGAGTCTGCCGAACCCCACTGTGACCGTCGTGGCGAAGTTTGCCTGCACCTCAAGATACTCCTCCTTGTCGAATACGCATTTGATGATGTCCCTCATGTCGTAGGGTTTGCGCGGCTCTATAGGAACAATCTCCCGCAGACTCTCGGCTCTCCTCTCGATTGGGTCGTTGGTGTTGACATGGGGCGGAGCCACGGAGTTGTTCTCTGGCAGGTAGCTGAGTAGTCTCCTGATCAACGTAAAGCAGTCCTGCTCGTTCCTAGTAACGAAGTCAGCTACGCCGCTCTTCGCCGCATGAATGTCGGCTCTGCCAAGGTCCTCGAAAGTGACGTTCTGGCCCAACGCAGCCTTGACAACGTCGGGCCCGGTGACGAACATCTGGCTGATTCCCTCCACCATCACTGTGAAGTCGCCCAGGGCGGGGCCGTAGACTGCGCCACCGGCGCAGGGGCCTACAATCGCATTTATCTGGGGCACCACCCCGGAGGCCATGATGTTCCTGTAGAAGACCTCGCTGTACGCGGCGAGACTGAGCACCCCCTCCTGTATCCTGGCTCCCCCAGAATCGTTGATGCCTACGATGGGGGCCCCATTCTTTAGTGCAAGGTCCATCACCTTGTTGACCTTTCTGCCAAATGCCTCGCTGAGCGACCCCCCGAAGACAGTGAAGTCGTGGGCGAAGAGATAGACAAGTCTCCCGTTCACCTTTCCGTACCCAGTCACCACTCCGTCGCCTAGCGGATGGCTCTTGTCCATCATGAGATCAGTAGACCTGTGGGTGACAAACTTGTCAAGTTCGTGAAACGTCCCAGGGTCGAGCAGGTACTGGATTCTCTCCCTCGCGGTGAGCTTGCCCTTCTTGTGCTGGCTGTCAATCCTCTCCTGTCCGCCGCCCAGCTCCGCGAGCTTGTTGAGTTCGTTGAGTTTGTCAAGAAGGTCCAATTTCGGCTCTAATGTGGCGACCGCATCTCATCTGTTATAAAACTAACCACTAATCTGGCTAGGAATCGACCTCGAAACGACAATCTGCACTCGCATTTTTCAGAAATCGGGATTCGGAAACCAGAGACGCAAACTTGCTGCCGTTGCGGCAGGGGGAAGACGAGGCGAGGCGGCGTGGAAGGCAAAGCCGGGTCCCCCCGACGGGAGGAAGACTTGGCTCGGGTAGCTCATGATAGCCTAACAGAGTAGCGGTAAATCTTTTATATTTCATGAGCGTCCAATCGGTCCTTGACAGAAGGTAGCGTCGGAAAGCCGGTACCACCGCAAGACGGAGTCCTCAAAGTAACAGGAACGGCGCTCTACACCTTCGACTGGCAGCTCCCAGGGATGCTTCACGCGAAACTCGCAACGAGCACGGTCCCTCACGCTAGAATCCTGAACATAGACACGAGGAGGGCAGAACAGGTTCCGGGCGTCGTCGCTGTCTTGACTGGGAAGGACATGCCTTTCAGAGTGGGCATGTACGCTGGCGACAGGGACCTTCTGGCTGTGGAGAAGGTGAGGTGGGTCGGCCATCCTGTGGCGCTTGTGGTCGCGGAGACTCTCGAAAGCGCTGAACGGGCCTCCGAGCTGGTCGACGTGGAGTATGAAGCTCTGCCAGCTGTCTTCGACCCGATCGAGGCCCTAAAGTCTGACGCGCCTCTGCTTCACGAGAGGATGGAGGAATACAAGCACGCGCCGGTGTTCTACCCGGTGCCGGGAACGAATATCGCGAACAGGTTCAAACTCGTCCACGGGGACGCAGAGAAGGCCTTCGAACAGGCAGACGAGATCCTGGAGGACCAGTTCAGAGTCTCCCACGTCAGCCACGCCTACATGGAGACTCAGAATGTTGTCGCCCAGTACAAGAGAGACGGAAGCCTCGAGATATGGTCGAGTTGCCAGTCCCCGTTCGTGGTCAGGCAGATAGTCTCAGAGTGCCTCAAAGTGCCGTACAACATGGTTGTCGTGAAGACACCCTTCGTAGGGGGAGGGTTCGGCGGGAAGGCAGGATTGGGGTGGGAGGCCTTGGTAGCGATGGCCTCGAAGGCAGTGGGATACAAACCAGTGAGACTGTGTCTGTCGAGGAGGGAGAATTTCGTGTCTTCCGCGTCCAGAGAGGGAGTTGTGGCCACAGTGAAGGCCGGGTTCAAGAAGGATGGGAAGTGCGTCGCATACAAGGTGAGGTTCGTGCTCGACGCTGGGGCTTATGCGGACTACACAGTGAACGTCTCCAGGGCAATGGGCTATTGTGCCGAAGGGGTCTATGAGATACCGAACGTCTACTGCGAGTCCCTGGCAGTATACACAAACAAGACTCCGACCACAGCCTTGAGAGGCTTCGGGTATCCGGAGAGCAACTGGGTGCTCGAGCAGGTGTTCGAGAGAGTGGCGAAGAAACTTGGGATGGATTCTGCGAGGATAAGAAGGATAAACCTGCTCAGGCCCGGCGAGTCGGAGACAGCAACTGGTGAGAGCCTGAGAGAGGACGTAGGCGACCCGAGGAAGGTGCTCCAGGTGGTTCTGGATGAGTTGAAGTGGGACGAGAAGCTGCCGCCTTCGAGCCCGTGGAAGGTGAGGACGAAAGGATTCGCGCTATGCTTGAAGGGACCGTCGCAGCCGCCAAACGCCTCATCGTCCGCGATAGTCAAGTTCAACGAAGATGCGACGATTGACCTCAGCGTGGGAACAGGGAACTTCGGGCAGGGCACTCCTACAGCGCTGTCCCAGCTCGTCGCGGACCAGTTCGGCGTTCCTGTGGAGAAGGTTCGGGTGGACATGCTGAGGGACACGAGCAAGACCGCGTACACCTGGCAGACAGTCGGGAGCAGGGGATTCTTCGCAGACGGAGTCTCTTCCCTGCGTGCCTGCGAAGACGCGAAGAAACAGATACTCGACCTCGCGTCGCAGGTGCTGAGGCTACCGGTGGAAGAGCTGGAACTGGCGGATGGGATGGTGAAGGCGAAGGGAAGACCTACGCTCACTCTCCCGCTGAAGGACCTTGTATTCGGCTACGTCTACCCGAACGGAAACACGATTGGAGGCCCTGTAATCGGGCGAGGCCGTTATGTATCAAGCCTGAACACATTCCTAGACCCCAACACTGGTCAGGGAGTGCCCACAATCTTCCATACCTTCGGTGGGACAGGAGTCGAAATCGAGCTGGACCTGATAACAGGCGTGATAGAGGTGCAGAAGGCCATCTCTGTGTTCGACGTCGGGAAGGCCATCAACCCTCTCCTGCTCAAGATGCAGCTTAGCGGTGGCTTCGTGATGGGGATGAGCATCGCCCTGTTCGAGAAGATGAAGTTCGACGAGCAGGGATGGGTCACAAACCCCAACTTCACTAGCTACTACATAGCCAGAATGAAGGACGTTCCCAAGGAGTTCGTAGCGAGGTTCGTGGAGACGCCGCAACTGGATGGTCCCTTGGGAGCGAGGGGGATTGGAGAGTTGAGCATGATCTCTGTGGCTTCCGCCATCTCGAACGCAATCTTCGACGCCATCGGGGTGAAGCTGAACGACCTGCCCATGAGTCCAGAGGTCGTCTGGGCGGCGATAAGCCAACAGAGACCTGACCTGATTAAGGGCGCCATGGAGAGCTACGCGAAGGTCGGGGTCCCGAAGATGGTCTCGCAATGAGCTTTGGTTCACCGTATCTGACCCTCCCTGACTTCACGTACCACAGAGCTTCAACCGTGGAGGAGGTCATAGCCCTTCTGAAGGAACATGGGGACGAAGCAAAGGTCATGGCGGGCGGAGTCGGCCTGATTGCTTTCATGAAGGAGAGGCTGATGTCCCCCGCTCACATCATAGACGTCAAGGGAGTAGAGGAACTCAGGCAGCTCAGGTACGCTCCCGGTAAGGGCCTCAGTGTCGGCGCGTCCGTGACTTACGAAGAACTGGCCTCCAGCGAGGTTCTGAAGGAGAAGTACACGGTTCTTCACGAGGCTGTGTCTAGGACGGGCGACCCGATGATCAGGGCGCGAGCAACTTTGGTCGGAAACGTTTGCGAGGCGATACCGTGGATAGACAGCGCTCCCGCGCTGATATCGCTCGACGCGTCTGTGGAGATAGCAGGCGCCAGAGGGAAGCGGACAGTGCCCGTGGCAGGGTTCATCAGAGGGCCGGTGGACATCGACCTAGAGTCGGACGAATTCGTCACAGGCATACAAATCCCAGATGCCGTTCGCGGTACGAGGGGGGCGTTCGAGAAGTTCACTGGAGGCTCAGAGTTCGCAGTCGCGAGCGTGGCGGTGACCCTGGCGAGCGAGAACAAGCGGAGGAGGGCGAGGGTCGTCTTCGGGTCGGTGAACTCGACCCCGGTCCGCTGCACGGAGGCCGAGAAGGCGCTCGAGGAAGGGGAGTTCACGCAGGCGACAATCAGGAGGGCTGCGAAGGTCGCAGCCGAAAGCGTGGAGTGCGTCAGCGACGTACTCGCCAGCTCGGAGTACAGGAAGCACCTTGTCGAGGTGGTGACACTGCAGGCGCTCTGGAGGCTGCTCCAGAATTGAACGAGTGCGTGGTGAAGGTCAACGGGCAGACGAGGAGAGAGAGGGTAAAGGACAACGTGCTCCTTCTCGACTTCCTCAGGGACAAGCTGGAGGTCAGGAGCGTGAAGGCGGCTTGCTGGAGAGGCGAGTGCGGCCTCTGCACCGTCCTGTTGAACGGCAAGCTCGTGAAGTCGTGCATAGTGCTCGCGGTCGAGGCGAACGGAGGAGAGGTCACGACCGTCGAAGGAATCACGGACGGAAGTAAGCTCGCCCCCATCCAGCAGGCCTTCGTGGAGCATGGAGCGAGCCAGTGCGGGTTCTGCACCCCGGCCTTCGTGCTCACATGTCATGAGCTACTGAAGCACAATCCGAGGCCAACGGAGAGGGAGGTAGAGGAGGCGGTGAGCGGCCTGGTGTGCAGGTGCGGCACGTACGCCCAGATCAGGGAGGCGATAGCGTCGGTGTCACAGCCCCCCACAAGGGCAGAAGCCCTACAGAAGCTTGGAAAGGGCGTCAGATAGCTTCTTTTCCAGCTTGGGCGCCTGCTGAAGTTCGAGCTGCGCGCACTTCACCTTCTGGTCCTGCAGAGCCTGCCTGAAGATGTCGAGTCCTAGGTTGAGGACCACGAGATCGGAGGTCAGAAGTTGCGCGTCCTTGTCAGCCTTCACCGAGCAATCCCTCCCACTTTGCCTTCAAAGAAGCGGAAGCCTTGGCCCCGCCCACCACGAGGGCAGAGGCGATTGCCATCTGCG harbors:
- a CDS encoding acyl-CoA carboxylase subunit beta, with the translated sequence MDLLDKLNELNKLAELGGGQERIDSQHKKGKLTARERIQYLLDPGTFHELDKFVTHRSTDLMMDKSHPLGDGVVTGYGKVNGRLVYLFAHDFTVFGGSLSEAFGRKVNKVMDLALKNGAPIVGINDSGGARIQEGVLSLAAYSEVFYRNIMASGVVPQINAIVGPCAGGAVYGPALGDFTVMVEGISQMFVTGPDVVKAALGQNVTFEDLGRADIHAAKSGVADFVTRNEQDCFTLIRRLLSYLPENNSVAPPHVNTNDPIERRAESLREIVPIEPRKPYDMRDIIKCVFDKEEYLEVQANFATTVTVGFGRLDGDTVGIVANQPLVLAGVLDSLSSVKAARFVRLCDSFSVPIVTFVDVPGYMPGAEEEQKGIIKHGSKLLFAYCEATVPKITIITRKAYGGAYCAMGSKFSKADFNYAWPTAEIAVMGPEEAINVIFRKEIAAASDREAMAERLTREYREKFANPYAAAARGIIDEVIDPAETRPKLASALWSLRNKREFRPYKKHGNIQL
- a CDS encoding xanthine dehydrogenase family protein molybdopterin-binding subunit, whose translation is MTEGSVGKPVPPQDGVLKVTGTALYTFDWQLPGMLHAKLATSTVPHARILNIDTRRAEQVPGVVAVLTGKDMPFRVGMYAGDRDLLAVEKVRWVGHPVALVVAETLESAERASELVDVEYEALPAVFDPIEALKSDAPLLHERMEEYKHAPVFYPVPGTNIANRFKLVHGDAEKAFEQADEILEDQFRVSHVSHAYMETQNVVAQYKRDGSLEIWSSCQSPFVVRQIVSECLKVPYNMVVVKTPFVGGGFGGKAGLGWEALVAMASKAVGYKPVRLCLSRRENFVSSASREGVVATVKAGFKKDGKCVAYKVRFVLDAGAYADYTVNVSRAMGYCAEGVYEIPNVYCESLAVYTNKTPTTALRGFGYPESNWVLEQVFERVAKKLGMDSARIRRINLLRPGESETATGESLREDVGDPRKVLQVVLDELKWDEKLPPSSPWKVRTKGFALCLKGPSQPPNASSSAIVKFNEDATIDLSVGTGNFGQGTPTALSQLVADQFGVPVEKVRVDMLRDTSKTAYTWQTVGSRGFFADGVSSLRACEDAKKQILDLASQVLRLPVEELELADGMVKAKGRPTLTLPLKDLVFGYVYPNGNTIGGPVIGRGRYVSSLNTFLDPNTGQGVPTIFHTFGGTGVEIELDLITGVIEVQKAISVFDVGKAINPLLLKMQLSGGFVMGMSIALFEKMKFDEQGWVTNPNFTSYYIARMKDVPKEFVARFVETPQLDGPLGARGIGELSMISVASAISNAIFDAIGVKLNDLPMSPEVVWAAISQQRPDLIKGAMESYAKVGVPKMVSQ
- a CDS encoding (2Fe-2S)-binding protein, with protein sequence MNECVVKVNGQTRRERVKDNVLLLDFLRDKLEVRSVKAACWRGECGLCTVLLNGKLVKSCIVLAVEANGGEVTTVEGITDGSKLAPIQQAFVEHGASQCGFCTPAFVLTCHELLKHNPRPTEREVEEAVSGLVCRCGTYAQIREAIASVSQPPTRAEALQKLGKGVR
- a CDS encoding xanthine dehydrogenase family protein subunit M, with protein sequence MSFGSPYLTLPDFTYHRASTVEEVIALLKEHGDEAKVMAGGVGLIAFMKERLMSPAHIIDVKGVEELRQLRYAPGKGLSVGASVTYEELASSEVLKEKYTVLHEAVSRTGDPMIRARATLVGNVCEAIPWIDSAPALISLDASVEIAGARGKRTVPVAGFIRGPVDIDLESDEFVTGIQIPDAVRGTRGAFEKFTGGSEFAVASVAVTLASENKRRRARVVFGSVNSTPVRCTEAEKALEEGEFTQATIRRAAKVAAESVECVSDVLASSEYRKHLVEVVTLQALWRLLQN